The genomic window CCCCCGACGACGAGGGAATAAAACAGTGCGAGGAATTTGGAGCGCGCTTCGCTAAATTTTAAGAAATTGACCGTCCGCCGCACGGCGGCAGTTGATAAAGTTTTATGGCTACCATGCCGGCCATAAACCGCACAGAGGGGGAAGATCTCTGACATGAGGATCTTCCCCTTTTGTTTTTATATCTCTCCGGCTCTTCTTATCCGGCCTCGATACAGCGGCATATTGAAATTCAACCATGCCCCCTCTTCGGCCGTCCTTCCTCTCAGGCGGCGGAATAGGGAATTTTTAATGGTCAGATTTCAGCCCCGCGCCGCAGATCGGGATAAGGCAGTCCCGGGGAGCGCCGTACATTTCAGCGCAGGCCATATAGCCCGCGAGGTTCGCGGCGGTGGTGTGCTCGCAGTAGATACCCTTGGCGGCGAGCAGCCCCCGCGCCTCCAGTATCTTTTCCTCCGGCGCGGGAACCATCTTTACCCCGTGACGGTAGACATATTCGAGTATCTCCCTGCCGCGCATCGGCTCGCCGATCGCTATTCCCTCCGCGAGCGTTTTTTGCGGCGACACCTTCGCCGGTTCGCGCAGTGAATTTTTTACTGCTTCCAGCAGCGGCGCGCAGCGTTCGCTCTGCACGGCGATCACCTGCGGGAACCTCTCGATAAGCCCGGCCTCCGCCAACTCCTCCAGCCCCTTCATGACGCCGAGGAATAGCGTGCCGTTTCCCACGGGGACGATGATATTCGCGGGGATCCTCCCCAGCTGTTCATAGACCTCGTATATATATGTCTTGGTGCCCTCGTAAAAGAATGGATTATAGACATGGCTCGCATAATAGTTTCCCTCCTGCGAAGCCTTCTCCCGGCAGATAGCGGCGCAGTGGTCGCGCGAGCCGGGGACGATCGTACAGGTCGCTCCGTGGGCGCGTATCATCGCAATCTTTTTCGGCGAGGTACCCTCGGGGACGAATATCTCGCAGGAGATGCCCGCTCTGGCGGCGTAGGCGGCGACGCTGTTTCCCGCGTTCCCGCTTGAATCCTGTACGACATGCTTCACTCCAATGGCCCTGCAGTGGGAGATGAGAACCGCCGCGCCGCGGTCCTTGAATGACAGCGTCGGCATCTCGTAATCCATCTTCAGGAGAATGTCGTCGTTAAAGCGCGTAACGGGCGTCATGCCCTCTCCGAGCGTGATATCGCGCCACGCTTCGCCCTCGGGCGGCATGAAGGCGCAGTAGCGGAACAGACTCCATTCTCCGTGGTCGACCTCCGCGAGGTCGAATTTCGGCGGCCTGTAGTCGAGCTTCCAGAGGCCGCCGCATTCGCATCCGGCTTTAAGCGTCGCCGTATCGCTCTTTTTCCCGCAGCGGGAACATATATAATTCATTAACTATTCACTCCCCTTTACATTCTTCGCGGCCTGATTCTTTCCGTAGACCTATTCAG from Cloacibacillus sp. includes these protein-coding regions:
- a CDS encoding threonine synthase, whose translation is MNYICSRCGKKSDTATLKAGCECGGLWKLDYRPPKFDLAEVDHGEWSLFRYCAFMPPEGEAWRDITLGEGMTPVTRFNDDILLKMDYEMPTLSFKDRGAAVLISHCRAIGVKHVVQDSSGNAGNSVAAYAARAGISCEIFVPEGTSPKKIAMIRAHGATCTIVPGSRDHCAAICREKASQEGNYYASHVYNPFFYEGTKTYIYEVYEQLGRIPANIIVPVGNGTLFLGVMKGLEELAEAGLIERFPQVIAVQSERCAPLLEAVKNSLREPAKVSPQKTLAEGIAIGEPMRGREILEYVYRHGVKMVPAPEEKILEARGLLAAKGIYCEHTTAANLAGYMACAEMYGAPRDCLIPICGAGLKSDH